From Mauremys reevesii isolate NIE-2019 linkage group 10, ASM1616193v1, whole genome shotgun sequence, the proteins below share one genomic window:
- the LOC120373442 gene encoding iron-sulfur assembly protein IscA-like 2, mitochondrial produces MMQGRAKIKELRQVYHKAREANRHSGASPKTCRFYKELDTILSGNAISTAKSSVDTSVGLEAVERGPNPKNKVIDGEVELDESVRRRQAPLRRLTRLFPGGAPLERARAEGAVSSAAQCDPARGIMRRDSLGPGAGPGVGSSSLSPTLLRLVRTPPCSQNGAYVPSIRVQWASSSSKPGQTVSDSSEGQIYLSNSCVKRLLEIIEGSEFLRLQVEGGGCSGFQYKFSLDTVINPDDRLFEQGGARVVVDVDSLAFVKGAMVDFSQELIRNSFQVVSNPQAEKGCSCGTSFSVRL; encoded by the exons ATGATGCAGGGCCGAgcaaagataaaggagctgaggcaggtgtaTCATAAGGCGAGGGAGGCAAACCGTCACTCAGGTGCATCACCTAAGACCTGCcggttctataaggagctggataCTATCCTCAGTGGCAACGCCATCTCCACCGCCAAGAGCTCTGTGGACACTTCAGTGGGCCTGGAGGCAGTGGAAAGAGGACCTAACCCAAAGAACAAAGTCATTGATGGCGAGGTGGAGTTAGACG AGAGCGTGCGGCGCCGCCAAGCCCCGCTGCGGCGCCTGACCCGGCTGTTCCCGGGGGGGGCGCCCCTGGAGAGGGCTCGGGCCGAGGGCGCGGTTAGCTCCGCCGCACAGTGTGACCCTGCCAGAGGAATAATGCGCAGGGACTCGCTAGGGCCCGGTGCCGGGCCAGGAGTTGGCAGCAGCAGCCTTTCTCCTACTTTACTGCGCCTAGTGAGAACACCACCCTGTTCTCAGAATGGAGCCTATGTACCAAGCATCAGGGTGCAGTGGGCATCATCCTCTTCTAAGCCAGGGCAAACAGTGTCTGACTCTAGCGAGGGACAGATCTACCTCAGCAACAGCTGTGTGAAGAGGCTGCTGGAGATTATAGAAGGGTCTGAGTTTCTCAGGCTGCAGGTGGAGGGAGGTGGCTGCTCTGGATTCCAGTACAAGTTTTCCTTGGACACAGTTATCAATCCTGATGACAGGTTGTTTGAACAAGGTGGTGCTCGTGTTGTTGTGGATGTGGACAGCCTGGCCTTTGTGAAAGGTGCAATGGTGGATTTCAGCCAGGAGCTAATCCGCAACTCATTCCAGGTGGTGAGCAATCCACAGGCTGAGAAGGGCTGCTCGTGTGGAACATCCTTTTCTGTCAGACTCTGA